In one Deltaproteobacteria bacterium genomic region, the following are encoded:
- a CDS encoding HU family DNA-binding protein: MNKADLVAEVAKVVGSKRKAEDAVSCVFGTITKGLKKGQALTLVGFGTFRVSKRKARVGRNPQTGKEIKIPAKKVPKFTAGKSLKNAVK, from the coding sequence ATGAACAAGGCGGATTTGGTGGCTGAAGTAGCTAAAGTGGTTGGAAGCAAGAGAAAGGCGGAAGATGCCGTCTCCTGCGTATTTGGCACGATTACGAAAGGTCTGAAGAAAGGGCAAGCTTTAACTCTGGTGGGCTTTGGGACATTCAGGGTAAGCAAACGGAAAGCTCGTGTGGGCCGGAACCCTCAGACCGGCAAAGAGATCAAGATTCCGGCCAAGAAGGTTCCGAAATTCACCGCCGGTAAAAGCCTGAAAAATGCGGTCAAGTGA